A genomic region of Microlunatus sagamiharensis contains the following coding sequences:
- a CDS encoding glutamine synthetase family protein, producing MTTSTRQAPNDRYLSVDALRAEVARGDIDTVVVALTDMQGRLQGKRMHAAYFLDHVLGQGTEGCNYLLAVDVDMNTVDGYALTSWESGYGDLEFALDLATLRRLPYEPGAAMVQCDLVQLDHSPVPQSPRTMLTTQLDRLAERGLVALAGTELEFIAFQTSYEDAWRSGYRDLVPVNQYNVDYSILGGGRAEPLLREIRNAMYAAGMDVESAKGECNLGQHEIGFLYADALTTADNHAVYKTAAKQIAANHGQSLTFMAKFDEREGSSCHVHLSLRGADGSTTFWSEGGRTKEYEHFIAGLLATMADFTLLYAPNVNSYKRFAAGSFAPTTIAWGEDNRTCAVRLVGHGKSARLENRVPGGDVNPYLAIAAMIAGGLHGIDEQLELPPALVGNAYDSDLPKVPRTLRDARDAWSSSAVARACFGDAVVDHYTRMAEVELTAFDAAVTDWELRRSFERM from the coding sequence ATGACCACGTCCACCAGGCAGGCACCGAACGACCGCTACCTCAGCGTCGACGCGCTGCGGGCGGAGGTCGCGCGCGGCGACATCGACACCGTCGTCGTCGCGCTCACCGACATGCAGGGGCGGCTGCAGGGCAAGCGCATGCACGCCGCGTACTTCCTCGACCACGTCCTGGGCCAGGGCACCGAGGGCTGCAACTACCTCCTCGCCGTCGACGTCGACATGAACACCGTCGACGGCTACGCCCTCACCTCGTGGGAGTCCGGCTACGGCGACCTCGAGTTCGCGCTCGACCTCGCGACGCTGCGCCGGCTGCCGTACGAGCCGGGCGCCGCGATGGTGCAGTGCGACCTCGTCCAGCTCGACCACTCCCCCGTGCCGCAGTCGCCGCGCACGATGCTCACCACCCAGCTCGACCGCCTCGCCGAGCGCGGGCTGGTCGCCCTCGCCGGGACCGAGCTGGAGTTCATCGCGTTCCAGACCTCGTACGAGGACGCCTGGCGCTCCGGCTACCGCGACCTCGTGCCGGTCAACCAGTACAACGTCGACTACTCGATCCTCGGCGGCGGCCGGGCCGAGCCGCTGCTGCGCGAGATCCGCAACGCGATGTACGCCGCGGGCATGGACGTCGAGTCGGCGAAGGGCGAGTGCAACCTCGGCCAGCACGAGATCGGCTTCCTCTACGCCGACGCGCTGACCACGGCCGACAACCACGCGGTCTACAAGACCGCGGCCAAGCAGATCGCGGCCAACCACGGCCAGTCGCTGACCTTCATGGCCAAGTTCGACGAGCGCGAGGGCTCGTCGTGCCACGTGCACCTGTCGCTGCGCGGGGCGGACGGGTCGACGACCTTCTGGAGCGAGGGCGGCCGGACAAAGGAGTACGAGCACTTCATCGCGGGCCTGCTCGCGACGATGGCCGACTTCACGCTGCTCTACGCGCCCAACGTCAACTCCTACAAGCGCTTCGCCGCCGGCTCCTTCGCGCCGACGACGATCGCCTGGGGCGAGGACAACCGCACCTGCGCCGTACGCCTCGTGGGCCACGGGAAGAGCGCCCGGCTGGAGAACCGCGTCCCCGGCGGCGACGTGAACCCCTACCTGGCCATCGCGGCGATGATCGCGGGCGGGCTGCACGGGATCGACGAGCAGCTGGAGCTGCCGCCGGCGCTGGTCGGCAACGCCTACGACAGCGACCTCCCGAAGGTCCCGAGGACCCTGCGCGACGCCCGCGACGCGTGGAGCTCGTCGGCCGTGGCCCGCGCCTGCTTCGGCGACGCCGTCGTCGACCACTACACGCGGATGGCCGAGGTCGAGCTGACCGCGTTCGACGCCGCCGTGACCGACTGGGAGCTGCGCCGCAGCTTCGAACGCATGTGA
- a CDS encoding FadR/GntR family transcriptional regulator, translating into MSDLLDLGHDLLAPSGGSGRHAFEGCVERLATAIRLGVYPYGSTLPPERELAGLLGVSRATVREAIGALRAAGMVRTTRGRGGGTVVDLEPPVPGSEPAAAEARRPELLDALVFRRVVEPGACFVAASTTLTTADLDALHAAHDDVRTAAGPAEHRQADARLHLVLATLSRSASLVEAVTKVQAAVHEMLLSIPVLGVNIEHSNAQHAAIVGAVEAGRPEPARRAMEEHCDDTAALLRGLIR; encoded by the coding sequence GTGAGCGACCTGCTCGACCTGGGTCACGACCTCCTCGCCCCGTCCGGGGGCTCCGGTCGCCACGCCTTCGAGGGCTGCGTCGAGCGGCTGGCCACGGCGATCCGGCTCGGCGTCTACCCGTACGGGAGCACGCTGCCGCCCGAGCGCGAGCTCGCCGGCCTGCTCGGGGTGTCCCGGGCGACCGTGCGCGAGGCGATCGGCGCGCTGCGCGCCGCCGGCATGGTCCGGACCACGCGCGGTCGCGGCGGCGGGACCGTGGTCGACCTCGAGCCGCCCGTCCCCGGCAGCGAGCCCGCCGCCGCGGAGGCGCGACGGCCCGAGCTGCTCGACGCGCTGGTCTTCCGCCGCGTGGTGGAGCCCGGCGCCTGCTTCGTCGCGGCGTCGACGACGCTGACCACCGCCGACCTCGACGCGCTGCACGCCGCCCACGACGACGTGCGCACGGCGGCCGGTCCGGCGGAGCACCGCCAGGCCGACGCCCGGCTGCACCTGGTCCTGGCCACGCTGAGCCGCTCCGCCTCGCTGGTCGAGGCGGTGACGAAGGTCCAGGCCGCGGTGCACGAGATGCTGCTGTCCATCCCGGTCCTGGGCGTGAACATCGAGCACTCGAACGCCCAGCACGCGGCGATCGTCGGTGCGGTCGAGGCGGGCCGGCCCGAGCCGGCGCGCCGGGCGATGGAGGAGCACTGCGACGACACGGCCGCGCTGCTGCGAGGGTTGATCAGGTGA
- a CDS encoding amino acid permease, which yields MTSEKQADAGLDEAMDDDARALAELGYTQELHRGMSGFSNFAVSFSIISILAGCITSYGIALRSGGPSTLVLGWLIVGVLVLAVAAAMAEVCSRYPTAGGLYFWAGRLAKRNRREWAWFTGWFNFLGEVAVTAAIDFGCATTWMAFMNLVWGVEATPGRTFLLFLGIILVHALLNVFGVNLVSLLSNVSAWWHVVGVLVIVVALWALPEKHQSVSWTLTGFHNETGWSFLPYVFLMGLLMAQYTYTGYDASAHVAEETKNASRAAPRGIVTSVLVSVIGGFVLLYSITAAITDRSEEGLAKLSESATGLPPAQIFLDSLGSPGVAKFLLFIVCVAQFFCGMASVTANSRMSYAFSRDNALPGSRIWAKVNPRTGTPTNSIWLCVTLSVILASPALFSSTAYFAVTSIAVIGLYIAYVIPVLLRRLNRDFTPGPWNLGRFSGLIGWVAVVWVVIICILFVLPPVAPVDVSTFNYAPVAVLVVLAFSLISWQVSGKKRFMNGPPVAEAEPPADSSSGTGSAPGTR from the coding sequence ATGACCAGTGAGAAGCAGGCCGACGCCGGGCTCGACGAGGCCATGGACGACGACGCCAGGGCGCTGGCCGAGCTCGGCTACACCCAGGAGCTCCACCGCGGGATGTCGGGGTTCTCGAACTTCGCCGTGTCGTTCTCGATCATCTCGATCCTGGCTGGCTGCATCACCTCGTACGGCATCGCGCTCCGCTCGGGCGGCCCGTCGACGCTGGTGCTCGGCTGGCTGATCGTCGGGGTCCTCGTACTCGCGGTCGCCGCGGCGATGGCCGAGGTCTGCTCGCGCTACCCGACCGCGGGCGGGCTGTACTTCTGGGCCGGGCGCCTGGCGAAGCGCAACCGACGTGAGTGGGCCTGGTTCACCGGGTGGTTCAACTTCCTCGGCGAGGTCGCGGTCACCGCGGCCATCGACTTCGGCTGCGCCACCACGTGGATGGCCTTCATGAACCTCGTCTGGGGCGTCGAGGCCACGCCGGGCCGCACGTTCCTGCTCTTCCTCGGGATCATCCTGGTCCACGCGCTGCTCAACGTCTTCGGCGTCAACCTGGTCAGCCTGCTGTCCAACGTCTCCGCCTGGTGGCACGTCGTCGGCGTCCTGGTCATCGTCGTGGCGCTGTGGGCGCTCCCGGAGAAGCACCAGTCGGTCTCGTGGACCCTCACCGGCTTCCACAACGAGACCGGCTGGAGCTTCCTGCCCTACGTCTTCCTCATGGGCCTGCTGATGGCGCAGTACACCTACACCGGCTACGACGCCTCCGCCCACGTCGCCGAGGAGACCAAGAACGCCTCCCGCGCCGCCCCGCGCGGCATCGTCACCAGCGTGCTGGTCTCGGTGATCGGCGGCTTCGTCCTGCTCTACTCGATCACCGCGGCGATCACCGACCGCAGCGAGGAGGGCCTCGCCAAGCTGTCGGAGTCGGCCACCGGGCTGCCGCCGGCGCAGATCTTCCTGGACTCCCTCGGCAGCCCCGGCGTGGCCAAGTTCCTGCTGTTCATCGTCTGCGTCGCCCAGTTCTTCTGCGGGATGGCCTCGGTCACCGCCAACTCGCGGATGTCGTACGCCTTCTCCCGCGACAACGCGCTGCCCGGCTCGCGGATCTGGGCCAAGGTCAACCCGCGCACCGGCACCCCGACGAACTCGATCTGGCTCTGCGTCACGCTCTCGGTGATCCTGGCCTCGCCCGCGCTGTTCAGCTCGACGGCGTACTTCGCGGTCACCTCGATCGCGGTGATCGGGCTCTACATCGCCTACGTGATCCCGGTGCTGCTGCGCCGCCTGAACCGCGACTTCACGCCCGGCCCGTGGAACCTCGGGCGCTTCAGCGGGCTGATCGGCTGGGTCGCCGTGGTCTGGGTCGTGATCATCTGCATCCTCTTCGTGCTGCCTCCGGTCGCGCCGGTCGACGTGAGCACGTTCAACTACGCGCCGGTCGCGGTGCTCGTGGTGCTGGCCTTCTCCCTCATCAGCTGGCAGGTCAGCGGCAAGAAGCGCTTCATGAACGGCCCGCCCGTCGCCGAGGCCGAGCCGCCCGCGGACAGCTCCAGCGGCACCGGCTCGGCACCGGGCACCAGGTGA
- a CDS encoding VOC family protein, translating into MTEETQPVRPPSVWPAFRARDAAALIDFLVDVVGFRRTAVFADGDLVAHAQLDWPEGGAIMLGSHRDDDGPQPGTAALYVVTDDVDTVHARVSAAAGVRITRPLNDPGYGGREFSMRDPEGNHWSFGSYRGEPAPPA; encoded by the coding sequence ATGACCGAGGAGACCCAGCCCGTCCGTCCGCCCAGCGTCTGGCCCGCCTTCCGCGCCCGGGACGCGGCCGCCCTGATCGACTTCCTGGTCGACGTGGTCGGCTTCCGGCGCACGGCGGTCTTCGCCGACGGGGACCTGGTGGCGCACGCCCAGCTCGACTGGCCCGAGGGCGGAGCGATCATGCTCGGCAGCCACCGCGACGACGACGGGCCGCAGCCGGGGACGGCCGCGCTCTACGTCGTGACCGACGACGTCGACACGGTGCACGCCCGGGTCAGCGCCGCGGCGGGCGTCCGGATCACCCGCCCGCTCAACGACCCCGGCTACGGCGGCCGCGAGTTCTCGATGCGCGACCCCGAGGGCAACCACTGGTCGTTCGGCAGCTACCGCGGGGAGCCGGCGCCACCTGCCTGA
- a CDS encoding helix-turn-helix domain-containing protein, with amino-acid sequence MADDAGAEAPAHVRADLLPGLVASTVGYTSEEPEERLHRGVPSPWLTIVLSLDEPIAWSEDAEGLGTSAERREAVVVSPLHTRAAMVRMPRRQAGLQLAVHPLHARRLLGAGPVELAGRGVTGLDVLGPSIEALRQRLAETPTWAERFALLQTYLRDRLDRAPRSSGTRPELEEAWRWLLCSGGRRRLDGLAGHVALSPRHLTTLFAREVGQPPQRVARLVRFDATSRALAGVVAAGRRTDLAALAAAHGYADQSHLGR; translated from the coding sequence GTGGCCGACGACGCGGGAGCCGAGGCGCCGGCGCACGTCCGCGCCGACCTGCTGCCCGGCCTGGTCGCGAGCACCGTCGGCTACACGAGCGAGGAGCCCGAGGAGCGGCTGCACCGCGGCGTCCCGTCACCCTGGCTGACGATCGTCCTCAGCCTCGACGAGCCCATCGCCTGGTCCGAGGACGCCGAAGGGCTGGGCACGTCGGCCGAGCGCCGCGAGGCCGTCGTGGTCTCACCGCTGCACACGCGGGCGGCGATGGTCCGGATGCCGCGGCGGCAGGCCGGGCTGCAGCTCGCCGTCCACCCGTTGCACGCACGACGGCTGCTCGGGGCGGGCCCGGTCGAGCTGGCCGGGCGCGGAGTGACGGGCCTCGACGTGCTGGGCCCGTCGATCGAGGCCCTGCGTCAGCGCCTCGCCGAGACGCCGACCTGGGCCGAGCGGTTCGCGCTGCTGCAGACCTACCTCCGCGACCGCCTGGACCGTGCGCCCCGCTCGTCCGGGACCCGCCCGGAGCTCGAGGAGGCGTGGCGCTGGCTGCTGTGCAGCGGCGGTCGGCGCCGGCTCGACGGGCTCGCGGGCCACGTCGCCCTCAGCCCCCGGCACCTGACCACGCTCTTCGCCCGTGAGGTCGGCCAGCCGCCCCAGCGAGTGGCCCGGCTGGTGCGGTTCGACGCCACGAGCCGTGCCCTGGCCGGCGTCGTGGCGGCCGGACGGCGTACAGACCTCGCCGCGCTGGCGGCCGCTCACGGCTACGCCGACCAGTCGCACCTCGGCCGCTAG
- a CDS encoding type 1 glutamine amidotransferase domain-containing protein — protein sequence MADELNGRTVAFLMANAGVEQAELTGPRDALTKAGAKVVLLAPEKGEIQAFNNDVEKADTFDADLAVGDADPADYDLLVLPGGTTNPDALRLEDDAVAFVKTFAGSGKPVGAICHGPWTLIEADVVRGKTLASWPSLKTDITNAGGTWKDEQVFRCPANGWVLISSRNPDDIPAFGEALVKELSA from the coding sequence ATGGCCGACGAGCTGAACGGGCGCACCGTCGCCTTCCTGATGGCGAACGCCGGCGTCGAGCAGGCGGAGCTGACCGGCCCGCGCGACGCGCTGACGAAGGCTGGGGCGAAGGTCGTCCTGCTCGCCCCCGAGAAGGGCGAGATCCAGGCGTTCAACAACGACGTGGAGAAGGCCGACACGTTCGACGCCGACCTCGCCGTGGGCGACGCCGACCCGGCCGACTACGACCTGCTGGTGCTGCCGGGCGGCACCACCAACCCCGACGCGCTGCGCCTCGAGGACGACGCCGTCGCCTTCGTGAAGACCTTCGCCGGCAGCGGCAAGCCCGTCGGCGCGATCTGCCACGGCCCGTGGACGTTGATCGAGGCCGACGTCGTGCGCGGCAAGACGCTCGCGAGCTGGCCCTCGCTCAAGACCGACATCACCAACGCGGGCGGCACCTGGAAGGACGAGCAGGTCTTCCGGTGCCCCGCCAACGGCTGGGTGCTCATCAGCAGCCGCAACCCCGACGACATCCCCGCCTTCGGCGAGGCGCTGGTGAAGGAGCTCTCCGCCTAG
- a CDS encoding spore photoproduct lyase family protein → MTSPTTTNARRDPQPLLDVTRIYAEPDALASPRGRQVAARWPDAEVVEVASHWRIPELHGDEHNVRRWVRIKREALVLGVLKTVRTRPNGRSADFIAPSTSNGCAMACAYCYVPRHKGYSNPITVFTNIDQITAHLVRHAAKQGTKPEPNQCDPTDWVYDLGENSDCSVDAMISDNVADLIGTFRDLPNAKASFATKYVNRDLLDLDPQGRTRARFSLMPADTAKLLDIRTSPMAERLAALDDFVEAGYEVHVNFSPVVVEDGWLARWADLLDALGDATSERTKAQVACEVIFLTHNEQLHQVNLGWHPQAEEVLWQPRLQETKRSQNGQLNVRYAWRAKQGYVEQLLALIEERAPWCTVRYAF, encoded by the coding sequence ATGACGAGCCCCACGACCACGAACGCCCGACGGGACCCGCAGCCGCTGCTCGACGTCACGCGGATCTACGCCGAGCCGGACGCGCTCGCCTCACCGCGCGGGCGGCAGGTGGCGGCCCGCTGGCCCGACGCCGAGGTCGTCGAGGTCGCGAGCCACTGGCGTATCCCCGAGCTGCACGGCGACGAGCACAACGTCCGTCGCTGGGTGCGCATCAAGCGCGAGGCGCTCGTGCTCGGGGTGCTCAAGACGGTGCGCACCCGGCCCAACGGCCGCTCGGCCGACTTCATCGCGCCGTCCACGAGCAACGGCTGCGCGATGGCCTGCGCCTACTGCTACGTCCCGCGGCACAAGGGCTACAGCAACCCGATCACGGTCTTCACCAACATCGACCAGATCACCGCGCACCTCGTGCGCCACGCGGCCAAGCAGGGCACCAAGCCCGAGCCCAACCAGTGCGACCCGACCGACTGGGTCTACGACCTCGGCGAGAACAGCGACTGCAGCGTCGACGCGATGATCAGCGACAACGTGGCCGACCTGATCGGCACCTTTCGCGACCTGCCGAACGCCAAGGCGTCCTTCGCGACCAAGTACGTGAACCGCGACCTGCTCGACCTCGACCCGCAGGGGCGTACGCGGGCCCGCTTCTCCCTCATGCCGGCGGACACGGCCAAGCTGCTCGACATCCGTACGAGCCCGATGGCCGAGCGGCTGGCCGCGCTCGACGACTTCGTTGAGGCGGGCTACGAGGTCCACGTGAACTTCTCGCCCGTCGTCGTCGAGGACGGCTGGCTCGCGCGCTGGGCCGACCTGCTCGACGCGCTCGGCGACGCGACGTCGGAGCGCACGAAGGCGCAGGTGGCCTGCGAGGTGATCTTCCTGACGCACAACGAGCAGCTGCACCAGGTCAACCTCGGCTGGCACCCCCAGGCCGAGGAGGTGCTGTGGCAGCCGCGACTGCAGGAGACGAAGCGCTCGCAGAACGGCCAGCTCAACGTCCGCTACGCGTGGCGGGCCAAGCAGGGCTACGTCGAGCAGCTCCTCGCCCTGATCGAGGAGCGCGCCCCCTGGTGCACCGTCCGGTACGCCTTCTGA
- a CDS encoding N-acetylglucosamine-6-phosphate deacetylase, producing MPDDVHRFRAAHVVTPDGVLDDAVVEVRGERVAAVHANAWDERAERLGGWVVPGFVDTHVHGGGGHDYASADPDEVLAARDFHARHGTTTTFASLVTASVDDLCAQLDVLADLVEDGHLAGAHLEGPFLSAQQPGAHEPSLLRAPDPESVDRLVEAGRGCLRLVTLAPELRGGLDAVRRFVAAGVHVAVGHTAADDAMLVRALEAGADVGTHVFNAMSPIHHRKSGPVPRLLTDPHVAAELIADGFHVAPEVLTMALGAAGPEGVVLVTDAMVAAGMPDGPYTLGSLDVQVTDGQARLVGADGEPGAIAGSTLTTGRAFGLVASLTHDLAAAARVASTNAARHYGLDAGTVSAGGPADLCLVDDAGALQRVMLRGRWLETA from the coding sequence GTGCCCGACGACGTCCACAGGTTCAGGGCCGCGCACGTCGTGACCCCGGACGGGGTCCTGGACGACGCGGTCGTCGAGGTCCGCGGCGAGCGGGTCGCCGCGGTGCACGCCAACGCCTGGGACGAGCGCGCCGAGCGCCTCGGCGGCTGGGTGGTCCCCGGCTTCGTCGACACCCACGTGCACGGCGGCGGCGGGCACGACTACGCCAGCGCCGACCCCGACGAGGTCCTCGCGGCCCGCGACTTCCACGCCCGCCACGGCACCACGACGACCTTCGCCAGCCTCGTGACCGCCTCGGTCGACGACCTGTGCGCGCAGCTCGACGTGCTGGCCGACCTCGTCGAGGACGGCCACCTCGCCGGCGCGCACCTCGAGGGGCCGTTCCTCTCCGCGCAGCAGCCGGGCGCCCACGAACCCTCCCTGCTCCGCGCCCCCGACCCCGAGTCGGTGGACCGGCTGGTCGAGGCCGGCCGTGGGTGCCTGCGGCTGGTCACCCTCGCCCCCGAGCTGCGCGGCGGGCTCGACGCCGTACGCCGGTTCGTCGCCGCCGGCGTCCACGTCGCCGTCGGCCACACCGCGGCCGACGACGCGATGCTCGTCCGGGCCCTCGAGGCCGGCGCCGACGTCGGCACGCACGTCTTCAACGCGATGTCGCCCATCCACCACCGCAAGTCGGGTCCCGTGCCGCGGCTGCTGACCGACCCGCACGTGGCGGCCGAGCTGATCGCCGACGGCTTCCACGTCGCCCCCGAGGTGCTGACCATGGCGCTGGGCGCAGCGGGCCCGGAGGGCGTCGTCCTCGTCACCGACGCGATGGTCGCGGCGGGCATGCCCGACGGCCCGTACACCCTCGGCAGCCTCGACGTGCAGGTCACCGACGGCCAGGCCCGCCTGGTCGGGGCCGACGGCGAGCCGGGAGCGATCGCGGGCTCGACGCTGACCACCGGCCGCGCCTTCGGCCTGGTCGCCTCGCTGACGCACGACCTGGCCGCCGCCGCGCGCGTCGCCTCGACGAACGCGGCCCGGCACTACGGGCTCGACGCCGGCACCGTCAGCGCCGGCGGGCCGGCCGACCTCTGCCTGGTCGACGACGCCGGTGCCCTGCAGCGCGTGATGCTCCGCGGGCGCTGGCTCGAGACCGCGTGA
- a CDS encoding acyltransferase domain-containing protein, which yields MSEPEPFEGVAVPDVRAQLSAPDLADRLEELGFRGPDVPDALALARSVLDRPDHLAVVEEAVRRLSAHVGTLPAHEGDDVWAGLDLRTHDEHDEGGGLAALALLASAPALAAFHASRGVPEDVSAATLADLGQQVWVHRLVSGRFGLYSYAWETGWVWSGALYRLGRLQFSLEEGTRVDGGGRELVCSTHIPRGDGLRPADVDASLARALPFFARHFPEAGPLEVHCLSWMLDPRLPELLPGTNVAHFQQRWQVYGEERDADEDALFFGFARRGRPDPAELEATTSLQRAILSVWRAGGHWRLGEGRLAAGPGGEPEREDA from the coding sequence GTGAGCGAGCCCGAGCCGTTCGAGGGCGTGGCCGTGCCGGACGTCCGCGCGCAGCTGAGCGCGCCGGACCTGGCCGACCGGCTCGAGGAGCTGGGGTTCCGGGGGCCGGACGTGCCCGACGCGCTCGCCCTGGCCCGGTCCGTGCTCGACCGCCCGGACCATCTCGCCGTGGTCGAGGAGGCGGTGCGACGCCTGTCCGCGCACGTCGGCACCCTGCCGGCCCACGAGGGCGACGACGTCTGGGCCGGGCTCGACCTGCGTACGCACGACGAGCACGACGAGGGCGGCGGGCTGGCCGCGCTGGCCCTGCTCGCCTCTGCGCCGGCGCTCGCCGCCTTCCACGCCTCGCGCGGGGTGCCCGAGGACGTGTCCGCCGCGACGCTCGCCGACCTGGGGCAGCAGGTGTGGGTCCACCGCCTGGTCAGCGGGAGGTTCGGGCTCTACTCCTACGCCTGGGAGACCGGCTGGGTCTGGTCGGGCGCGCTCTACCGGCTCGGTCGGCTGCAGTTCTCGCTCGAGGAGGGCACCCGGGTCGACGGCGGCGGCCGCGAGCTCGTGTGCTCCACCCACATCCCGCGCGGCGACGGCCTGCGCCCGGCCGACGTCGACGCCTCCCTGGCGCGCGCCCTGCCCTTCTTCGCCCGGCACTTCCCGGAGGCCGGCCCGCTCGAGGTGCACTGCCTGAGCTGGATGCTCGACCCGCGCCTGCCCGAGCTCCTGCCCGGGACCAACGTGGCGCACTTCCAGCAGCGTTGGCAGGTGTACGGCGAGGAGCGCGACGCCGACGAGGACGCGCTCTTCTTCGGCTTCGCCCGGCGTGGGCGGCCCGACCCGGCCGAGCTCGAGGCGACCACCTCGCTGCAGCGCGCGATCCTGTCGGTCTGGCGCGCGGGCGGCCACTGGCGCCTGGGCGAGGGCCGGCTGGCGGCCGGGCCCGGGGGAGAGCCCGAGAGAGAGGACGCGTGA
- the nagZ gene encoding beta-N-acetylhexosaminidase: MSVEVLPTLLPGFSGTELPDWLCARLRAGLGGVCLFARNIAGHDQLAALTAEIRAANPDAVVALDEEGGDVTRLFADAGSPFPGNAVLGRIDDLDLTRAVAAEVGWALRRTGCTMTFAPDVDVNSNPDNPVIGVRSLGPHADLVARHGVAWVEGLQATGVDGCAKHFPGHGDTGTDSHLALPVVDRSLAELRERELVPFVAAARAGVRAVMTSHILLPQVDLDEPATFSRRVLIGLLREELGFDGVVVTDALDMAGAASPGGLPESAVRALAAGCDLLCLGNDNTAEQVDAIVAGVEAAVADGRLDEERLAEAVRRVTGLAQDRPSPEVPARSTEAALADLLTDEAVSATFDLAPRALDWCRRARDGLVAVRLEDTPNIAVGVVPWGPDLADVPTLVLHPDDPLDLAGLPDLPVLVLGRDVHRHPWAREVVDVLCRERDTLVAELGWPAPDRAYADVATYGASRPVGAALLARLRLH; encoded by the coding sequence GTGAGCGTGGAGGTCCTGCCCACCCTGCTGCCCGGCTTCTCGGGCACCGAGCTCCCGGACTGGCTGTGCGCGCGGCTGCGGGCCGGGCTCGGCGGCGTCTGCCTCTTCGCCCGCAACATCGCGGGCCACGACCAGCTCGCCGCCCTGACCGCCGAGATCCGCGCGGCGAACCCGGACGCGGTCGTCGCGCTCGACGAGGAGGGCGGCGACGTCACCCGGCTCTTCGCCGACGCCGGCTCGCCCTTCCCCGGCAACGCCGTCCTCGGGCGGATCGACGACCTCGACCTGACCCGCGCGGTCGCGGCCGAGGTGGGCTGGGCGCTGCGGCGCACGGGCTGCACCATGACCTTCGCCCCGGACGTCGACGTGAACAGCAACCCTGACAACCCCGTGATCGGCGTCCGCAGTCTCGGCCCGCACGCCGACCTCGTCGCCCGGCACGGCGTCGCCTGGGTCGAGGGCCTCCAGGCCACCGGCGTCGACGGCTGCGCCAAGCACTTCCCGGGCCACGGCGACACGGGCACGGACAGCCACCTCGCGCTCCCCGTCGTCGACCGGTCCCTGGCTGAACTGCGGGAGCGCGAGCTCGTGCCGTTCGTCGCCGCGGCCCGCGCCGGCGTCCGGGCGGTCATGACGTCGCACATCCTGCTGCCGCAGGTCGACCTCGACGAGCCCGCGACGTTCAGCCGCCGCGTCCTCATCGGGCTGCTCCGCGAGGAGCTGGGCTTCGACGGCGTCGTGGTCACCGACGCGCTCGACATGGCCGGCGCGGCGAGCCCGGGCGGCCTGCCCGAGAGCGCCGTGCGCGCGCTCGCGGCGGGCTGCGACCTGCTCTGCCTCGGCAACGACAACACCGCCGAGCAGGTCGACGCCATCGTGGCGGGCGTGGAGGCCGCCGTCGCCGACGGCCGTCTGGACGAGGAGCGGCTGGCCGAGGCCGTGCGCCGGGTCACGGGCCTCGCGCAGGACCGCCCGTCACCCGAGGTCCCGGCGAGGTCGACCGAGGCGGCGCTGGCGGACCTCCTGACCGACGAGGCGGTCTCTGCGACCTTCGACCTCGCCCCGCGGGCGCTCGACTGGTGCCGCCGGGCGCGGGACGGGTTGGTCGCCGTGCGCCTCGAGGACACCCCGAACATCGCCGTCGGGGTCGTCCCCTGGGGACCCGACCTCGCCGACGTGCCGACGCTGGTGCTGCACCCCGACGACCCGCTCGACCTCGCCGGACTGCCCGACCTCCCGGTGCTGGTCCTCGGGCGTGACGTGCACCGGCACCCGTGGGCGCGCGAGGTGGTCGACGTCCTGTGCCGCGAGCGCGACACGCTCGTCGCCGAGCTGGGCTGGCCCGCGCCCGACCGCGCGTACGCCGACGTCGCGACCTACGGCGCCTCCCGGCCGGTCGGAGCCGCGCTGCTGGCTCGGCTCCGCCTCCACTAG